A single region of the Nicotiana sylvestris chromosome 6, ASM39365v2, whole genome shotgun sequence genome encodes:
- the LOC104226340 gene encoding acid phosphatase 1-like, whose product MRSFALLFFISTIVAVTVASTFNNVEVISQVVEIHRLRPQTGSAGYRVPQLDCLSWRLAVETNNLQNWKLVPISCENYIGHYMLGKQYRHDCEAVANAAIEYAKSLKLSGDGKDVWVFDIDETTLSNLPYYARSDVAFGAIPFNSTKFNAWVAEGKAPAIPSILGVYKTVLSLGIKPVFITGTRESFKQVRITNLKKAGYSNWAKLVLKGDNDSGTAVEFKSSKRTELVKAGYRIVGNIGDQWSDILGDNVGSRTFKVPDPMYYIG is encoded by the exons ATGAGGTCTTTTGCtttgcttttctttatttcaactaTAGTAGCGGTGACAGTGGCCTCTACGTTCAACAATGTAGAGGTCATAAGCCAAGTGGTAGAAATCCATCGTCTGAGGCCACAGACTGGCTCGGCTGGTTATCGCGTCCCACAATTGGACTGTCTTAGTTGGCGTCTTGCCGTGGAGACTAACAACCTTCAAAATTGGAAATTGGTGCCTATCTCCTGTGAAAACTATATAGGTCATTACATGTTAGGCAAACAATATCGTCATGACTGTGAGGCTGTGGCCAATGCTGCTATTGAGTACGCCAAGAGTCTCAAACTAAGCGGAGATGGAAAGGACGTTTGGGTATTTGATATTGATGAGACTACTCTCTCTAATCTTCCTTACTACGCTCGATCTGATGTTGCTTTTGG GGCTATACCTTTCAACAGTACAAAGTTTAATGCATGGGTGGCCGAGGGGAAAGCACCTGCCATTCCTTCAATACTTGGAGTATACAAAACAGTGTTGTCTCTGGGAATCAAGCCAGTTTTCATAACAGGGACTCGAGAATCTTTCAAACAAGTAAGGATCACAAATCTCAAGAAAGCTGGTTACAGTAACTGGGCAAAGCTTGTACTAAA GGGAGATAACGATTCGGGAACAGCAGTGGAGTTTAAATCAAGCAAGAGAACAGAGCTAGTGAAAGCTGGATACAGAATTGTTGGCAACATTGGAGACCAATGGAGTGATATCCTAGGAGACAACGTGGGTTCTCGTACTTTCAAAGTCCCTGACCCTATGTACTACATTGGTTGA